One window from the genome of [Mycobacterium] stephanolepidis encodes:
- a CDS encoding potassium channel family protein, translated as MRVVVMGCGRVGAALAGGLARIGHEVAIIDKEASAFNRLSPEFTGERIVGMGFDRDVLLRAGIERAQAFAAVSSGDNSNIISARAARETFGVERVVARIYDAKRAAVYERLGIPTVATVPWTTDRLLHALTRESDTTKWRDPSGSVVVTELALHEEWIGKRITALETATGARAAFIIRFGTGLLPDAKTVIQDSDEVYVSAVSGRAAEALAIAAQPPGEDADDDHGSAR; from the coding sequence GTGCGAGTAGTGGTGATGGGCTGCGGGCGCGTGGGCGCCGCGCTGGCCGGAGGCCTGGCCAGGATCGGCCACGAGGTGGCGATCATCGACAAGGAAGCCTCCGCCTTCAACCGGCTCAGCCCCGAGTTCACCGGCGAACGCATCGTCGGCATGGGTTTTGATCGCGATGTTCTGTTACGGGCCGGGATCGAGCGGGCACAGGCATTCGCCGCGGTCTCCTCCGGTGATAACTCGAACATCATCTCGGCCCGGGCGGCCCGTGAGACCTTCGGCGTCGAGCGTGTGGTGGCCCGTATCTACGACGCGAAGCGCGCCGCCGTCTACGAGCGGCTCGGCATTCCCACCGTCGCCACCGTGCCGTGGACGACCGATCGTCTGCTGCACGCCCTCACGAGGGAAAGTGACACCACCAAGTGGCGTGATCCGTCCGGTTCGGTCGTGGTCACCGAGCTGGCTCTGCACGAAGAGTGGATCGGCAAGCGCATCACGGCGCTGGAGACGGCCACCGGCGCGCGAGCGGCCTTCATCATCCGGTTCGGCACGGGTCTGCTTCCGGACGCCAAGACAGTCATCCAGGACAGCGACGAGGTGTATGTCTCTGCGGTGTCGGGACGGGCCGCCGAAGCGTTGGCGATCGCGGCGCAACCACCGGGCGAGGATGCTGACGACGACCACGGGAGTGCCCGATGA